The Bemisia tabaci chromosome 8, PGI_BMITA_v3 genome has a segment encoding these proteins:
- the LOC109032525 gene encoding cytochrome P450 4V2, with translation MNERARIMIQKMQHHCGSGVEVDFYPYFFTASFDTLCEASFGVQVDSQLGRGRDWAQVIFRVTPLFMERLFAAWFYMGYIYEKTSAAKKMKKDCDDFREFSKNASIQ, from the exons ATGAACGAAAGAGCAAGGATTATGATACAAAAGATGCAACATCACTGTGGTAGTGGTGTCGAAGTGGATTTTTATCCGTACTTCTTCACGGCTTCATTTGACACACTCTGTG AGGCATCTTTTGGGGTTCAGGTTGACTCTCAGCTAGGCCGAGGTCGAGATTGGGCTCAAGTTATTTTTCG CGTTACGCCTCTTTTCATGGAACGATTATTTGCAGCATGGTTCTATATGGGCTACATATATGAAAAAACAAGCGCTgcaaagaagatgaaaaaggaCTGTGACGATTTTCGAGAATTCAGCAAGAACGCAAGTATTCAATGA